From the Leucobacter tenebrionis genome, one window contains:
- a CDS encoding 1,4-dihydroxy-2-naphthoate polyprenyltransferase — MSAKDRRRSGNPAVRAAAERQVQAGETPRITWRSWVGGARLRTLPLAVAPVAAGSGIAHMVQGFSLPLALLALAVAVFLQIGVNYANDYSDGIRGTDEFRVGPARLTGSGLVNPKKVLATALVFFALAAVAGLVAVVMSGRWWFLALGVLAIIAAWFYTGGRRPYGYAGLGEVMVFIFFGLVATVGTVYLQTEIETQEAWVTGAAVGFFAVAVLVVNNLRDIPTDRLAGKKTLAVRMGDRASRALYIVCVLLPFAVPALYGLVNPGMVLVWFVLLIVAPCVLIVITAKTPRELILVLQLTSLAALAYGVLVGIAFAF, encoded by the coding sequence GTGAGCGCGAAGGATCGGCGCAGGTCAGGCAACCCGGCCGTGCGGGCCGCGGCCGAGCGGCAAGTCCAGGCCGGTGAGACGCCGAGGATCACCTGGCGCAGCTGGGTCGGCGGAGCGCGCCTGCGCACGCTGCCGCTCGCGGTCGCCCCGGTCGCCGCCGGATCCGGGATCGCGCATATGGTGCAGGGCTTCTCGCTGCCGCTCGCACTGCTCGCGCTCGCGGTCGCCGTCTTCCTGCAGATCGGCGTCAACTACGCCAACGACTACTCCGACGGCATTCGCGGTACCGACGAGTTCAGGGTCGGACCGGCCCGGCTCACGGGTTCCGGCCTCGTGAACCCCAAGAAGGTGCTCGCGACCGCCCTCGTGTTCTTCGCGCTCGCCGCCGTGGCTGGGCTCGTGGCCGTGGTCATGAGCGGACGCTGGTGGTTCCTCGCGCTCGGAGTGCTCGCGATCATCGCCGCCTGGTTCTACACGGGCGGCAGGCGCCCCTACGGGTACGCCGGCCTGGGCGAGGTGATGGTGTTCATCTTCTTCGGGCTTGTCGCGACCGTCGGCACGGTCTACCTGCAGACGGAGATCGAGACCCAGGAGGCCTGGGTGACCGGTGCCGCGGTCGGGTTCTTCGCGGTCGCCGTGCTCGTCGTCAACAACCTGCGAGACATCCCCACGGACCGCCTCGCGGGCAAGAAGACGCTCGCGGTGAGGATGGGGGATCGCGCCTCGCGCGCTCTCTACATCGTGTGCGTGCTGCTGCCGTTCGCGGTGCCGGCGCTGTACGGGCTCGTGAACCCCGGCATGGTGCTCGTGTGGTTCGTGCTGCTGATCGTGGCGCCCTGCGTGCTCATCGTCATCACCGCGAAGACGCCGCGCGAGCTGATCCTCGTGCTGCAGCTCACCAGCCTCGCCGCGCTCGCCTACGGAGTGCTCGTCGGTATCGCCTTCGCGTTCTAG
- the menD gene encoding 2-succinyl-5-enolpyruvyl-6-hydroxy-3-cyclohexene-1-carboxylic-acid synthase, protein MSAAPSSVFAVELLGELIRRGVRDVVVCPGSRSQALALAAAAAEQAEAIRLHVRLDERSAAFFALGVACETGLPAPVIVTSGTAVANLLPAALEAHESRVPLLLLTADRPDELRGIRSNQTTRQAGLLGAAARLALDVASPEFGADGDLARDPDRDPAALARRALNAALGEPGAAPAGPVQLNLAFREPLSGTRGFEAMIGRGFAAAAEEGAKARADRAERRRDAGSGGDPGPDSARGPGSDTHVHRGDALAVVIAGEGAGLEAEAFAHAAGLPLLAEVVSGVRFGREAISGYATLLDAPRSDGPPLGELVEQAIVFGHPTLTRQVPALLRRDDVEVVVVDPHPLAEHYDPGRDARVVRAAVVAEDHEPRALRRWLGAWVVADRELLRERTTVHEPDLDAALATGYKERSAYARAEVAVMREPVSRDLLVESVWRATWPHDRLVVAASRLVRVLDGLAAPRRVDVHANRGLAGIDGTIATALGIAAASQGDDDPARAAGTTRVLIGDLALLHDAGSLLLPEGEEHPRIQLFVGNDGGGTIFDGLEVAGASDPEHFARVMRTPQRVDLESLAGAYGWEYRSVVNRGELERLLTEPVAGPTLVEVPLAG, encoded by the coding sequence GTGAGCGCGGCACCCTCCTCGGTCTTCGCGGTCGAGCTGCTCGGCGAGCTGATCCGCCGCGGCGTGCGAGACGTCGTCGTGTGCCCGGGATCGCGTTCTCAGGCGCTCGCGCTCGCCGCTGCAGCAGCGGAGCAGGCCGAGGCGATCCGCTTGCACGTGCGTCTCGACGAGCGCTCCGCCGCGTTCTTCGCGCTCGGGGTTGCATGTGAAACCGGTCTGCCGGCCCCCGTGATCGTGACGAGCGGCACGGCGGTCGCGAACCTGCTCCCGGCCGCGCTCGAGGCTCATGAGTCGCGGGTTCCGCTGCTGCTCCTCACCGCAGACCGGCCGGATGAACTGCGCGGTATCCGCAGCAACCAGACCACCCGTCAGGCGGGGCTCCTCGGGGCTGCCGCCCGTCTCGCGCTCGATGTTGCCTCGCCCGAGTTCGGTGCGGACGGAGATCTCGCCCGGGATCCGGATCGGGATCCCGCAGCTCTCGCCCGCCGCGCGCTGAATGCGGCCCTCGGAGAGCCCGGCGCGGCTCCGGCGGGGCCGGTGCAGCTCAATCTCGCGTTCCGCGAGCCGCTGTCGGGCACCCGGGGGTTCGAGGCGATGATCGGCCGCGGGTTCGCCGCCGCGGCCGAGGAGGGGGCGAAAGCTCGGGCGGATCGCGCGGAGCGCCGACGCGATGCCGGCTCGGGCGGCGATCCCGGTCCGGATAGTGCTCGCGGTCCTGGCAGCGACACCCACGTGCACCGCGGTGACGCCCTCGCCGTGGTCATCGCGGGCGAGGGCGCCGGTCTCGAGGCCGAGGCGTTCGCCCACGCGGCAGGTCTGCCGCTGCTCGCCGAGGTCGTGAGCGGAGTGCGTTTCGGGCGGGAGGCGATCTCGGGTTACGCGACGCTGCTCGACGCGCCGCGATCCGACGGTCCGCCGCTCGGCGAACTCGTCGAGCAGGCCATCGTGTTCGGGCACCCCACGCTCACCCGGCAGGTGCCGGCACTGCTGCGCCGCGACGACGTCGAGGTGGTCGTGGTCGATCCTCACCCCCTCGCCGAGCACTACGACCCGGGCCGCGATGCTCGCGTCGTGAGGGCGGCCGTCGTGGCCGAGGATCACGAGCCTCGGGCGCTGCGGCGCTGGCTCGGGGCCTGGGTCGTCGCAGACCGAGAGCTGCTGCGCGAGCGCACCACGGTGCACGAACCCGACCTCGACGCCGCCCTCGCGACGGGCTACAAGGAGCGCAGCGCCTACGCGCGCGCCGAGGTCGCGGTGATGCGCGAGCCGGTCTCGCGCGATCTGCTCGTCGAGAGCGTCTGGCGCGCGACCTGGCCGCACGACCGCCTGGTGGTCGCGGCCTCGCGGCTGGTGCGGGTGCTCGACGGGCTCGCCGCGCCGCGCCGCGTCGACGTGCACGCGAATCGAGGGCTCGCCGGTATCGACGGAACGATCGCGACCGCACTCGGGATCGCCGCTGCGAGCCAGGGCGACGACGACCCGGCGCGCGCCGCGGGTACTACCCGGGTACTCATCGGCGACCTCGCTCTGCTCCACGACGCCGGCTCGCTGCTGCTGCCCGAGGGCGAGGAGCACCCGCGGATCCAGCTGTTCGTCGGCAACGACGGCGGCGGAACGATCTTCGACGGGCTCGAGGTCGCGGGGGCCTCCGATCCCGAGCACTTCGCCCGCGTGATGCGCACCCCGCAGCGCGTCGATCTCGAGTCGCTCGCCGGTGCTTACGGGTGGGAGTACCGGAGCGTGGTCAACCGCGGCGAGCTCGAGAGACTGCTCA
- a CDS encoding AMP-binding protein, translating to MTASHGLRAIPTEDRAWLMAALGDALNGGAPVLPVPGGQFEDEAVLALQQAELPEGTAVVVRTSGSSGVPKSVALSAAALRAGAEATHVRLGGAGQWLVALPAHLISGLQMLVRSEVAGIAPRFFPTAEGFDPGRLLEEAEHLEAERRYVSLVPVQFSRLLDLAEQDRDAADALRRFDAVLVGGQAVPLLMRRRAFELGVPLKRTYGMTETAGGCVYDGVEIGDTRVRIREGEVQLAGPSLALGYVGDPELTAERFIEDRDRDGTATRWYRTGDAGELLGGMLTVTGRLDRVVISGGINVSLDEVERVVRDFDGWSSAVAVGAQHPEWGERVSLVVEADPGAVASPEPVEGGERPARGRAATRASFDEVSAAVRDRLGVAAAPVWATETDSIPRLAGGKPDVRAVEEWLERLRASFRETRIAAGEEQE from the coding sequence GTGACTGCGTCTCATGGACTCCGCGCCATCCCCACCGAGGATCGAGCCTGGCTCATGGCCGCGCTCGGCGACGCGCTGAACGGCGGTGCGCCCGTTCTGCCGGTCCCCGGCGGGCAGTTCGAGGACGAGGCCGTGCTCGCCCTGCAGCAGGCCGAGCTGCCAGAGGGCACCGCGGTGGTGGTGCGCACCTCGGGGTCGAGCGGCGTGCCCAAGTCGGTCGCCCTGTCGGCCGCGGCACTGCGAGCCGGGGCGGAGGCGACGCATGTGCGGTTGGGCGGAGCGGGGCAGTGGCTCGTGGCGCTTCCCGCGCACCTGATCTCCGGGCTGCAGATGCTGGTTCGCAGCGAGGTGGCCGGCATCGCGCCGCGCTTCTTCCCGACTGCCGAGGGATTCGATCCCGGTCGGCTGCTCGAGGAGGCCGAGCATCTCGAGGCCGAGCGGCGGTATGTCTCGCTGGTGCCGGTGCAGTTCTCGAGGCTGCTCGATCTGGCCGAGCAGGATCGCGACGCCGCCGACGCGCTGCGACGGTTCGATGCGGTGCTCGTCGGCGGGCAGGCAGTGCCGCTGCTGATGCGGCGCCGCGCGTTCGAGCTCGGGGTTCCGCTGAAGCGCACCTACGGCATGACCGAGACCGCGGGCGGTTGCGTCTACGACGGGGTCGAGATCGGCGACACCCGGGTGCGCATTCGCGAGGGCGAGGTGCAGCTCGCCGGGCCGTCGCTGGCGCTCGGCTACGTCGGCGATCCCGAGCTCACCGCGGAGCGTTTCATCGAGGACCGCGACCGCGACGGCACCGCGACCCGCTGGTACCGCACGGGCGATGCCGGTGAGCTGCTCGGCGGAATGCTGACCGTGACCGGGCGTCTCGACCGGGTCGTCATCTCGGGCGGGATCAACGTGTCGCTCGACGAGGTCGAGCGCGTCGTGCGTGATTTCGATGGCTGGTCGAGCGCCGTCGCGGTGGGAGCGCAGCACCCCGAGTGGGGGGAGCGGGTGAGCCTCGTCGTCGAGGCGGATCCAGGTGCGGTCGCATCCCCCGAACCTGTCGAAGGGGGCGAGCGCCCCGCGCGGGGCCGGGCCGCCACCCGGGCGAGCTTCGACGAGGTGAGCGCCGCGGTGCGGGATCGCCTCGGTGTCGCGGCGGCGCCCGTGTGGGCCACTGAGACCGACAGCATCCCGAGACTCGCGGGCGGCAAGCCCGATGTGCGAGCGGTCGAGGAGTGGTTGGAGCGTCTGCGGGCGAGCTTCCGCGAGACGCGGATCGCCGCGGGGGAGGAGCAGGAGTGA
- a CDS encoding TfoX/Sxy family protein: MSTRAETMEFLLDQLSALPGVRSRKMFGEYCVYYDEKPVAFVCDDELFVKPTEAGRGYIGDPDEAPAYPGSKMYFRVSGDRWEDREWLAGLIDLTAAQLPAPKPKKPKASKARTAL, encoded by the coding sequence ATGAGCACTCGCGCGGAGACCATGGAGTTCCTTCTCGACCAGCTGAGCGCGCTGCCGGGGGTCCGCAGCCGCAAGATGTTCGGCGAGTACTGCGTCTATTACGACGAGAAGCCCGTCGCCTTCGTGTGCGATGACGAGTTGTTCGTGAAGCCCACCGAGGCCGGCCGCGGCTACATCGGCGACCCCGACGAGGCGCCCGCCTACCCCGGCTCGAAGATGTACTTCCGGGTGAGCGGCGACCGCTGGGAGGATCGCGAGTGGCTCGCGGGGCTCATCGACCTCACCGCCGCGCAACTGCCGGCTCCGAAGCCGAAGAAGCCCAAAGCGTCGAAGGCGCGCACCGCTCTTTGA
- a CDS encoding 1,4-dihydroxy-2-naphthoyl-CoA synthase, translating into MTQQDPHPAHPRETEQPELVSDLFDPAEWEAAPGSADYTDITAHLSRDGRIARVAFDRPEVRNAFRPHTVDELYDALERVRVNPRVGVVLLTGNGPSPRDGGWAFCSGGDQRIRGRDGYKYSDSETQVGPDAAARAGRLHILEVQRLIRFMPKVVIALVPGWAAGGGHSLNVVCDLTIASREHARFKQTDADVGSFDAGYGSAYFARQVGQKNAREIFFLAREYSADRAREIGAVNEVVPHAELERTGIEWAREILGKSPTAIRMLKYAMNAVDDGLVGQQLFAGETTRLAYGTDEAVEGRDSFLEKRDPDWAPFPYYY; encoded by the coding sequence ATGACGCAGCAGGATCCGCACCCCGCCCATCCCCGCGAGACCGAGCAGCCCGAGCTGGTCTCCGATCTCTTCGATCCCGCAGAGTGGGAGGCGGCCCCCGGCTCGGCCGACTACACCGACATCACGGCGCATCTCAGCCGCGACGGCCGCATCGCCCGTGTCGCATTCGATCGACCCGAGGTGCGCAACGCATTCCGCCCCCACACCGTCGATGAGCTCTACGACGCGCTCGAGCGCGTGCGCGTCAACCCGCGCGTGGGCGTGGTGCTGCTGACGGGCAATGGACCCTCGCCGCGCGATGGGGGCTGGGCGTTCTGCTCGGGCGGCGACCAGCGCATCCGGGGGCGCGACGGCTACAAGTACAGCGACTCGGAGACGCAGGTCGGGCCCGATGCGGCCGCGCGGGCCGGGCGCCTGCACATCCTCGAGGTGCAGCGTCTCATCCGCTTCATGCCGAAGGTCGTCATCGCGCTCGTGCCCGGGTGGGCCGCGGGCGGCGGGCACTCGCTCAACGTGGTCTGCGACCTCACGATCGCAAGCCGTGAGCACGCGAGGTTCAAGCAGACCGACGCCGATGTCGGATCGTTCGACGCCGGTTACGGCAGCGCGTACTTCGCACGCCAGGTCGGGCAGAAGAACGCCCGTGAGATCTTCTTCCTCGCCCGCGAGTACTCGGCGGATCGTGCGCGCGAGATCGGGGCGGTGAACGAGGTGGTGCCGCACGCGGAGCTCGAGCGCACCGGCATCGAGTGGGCGCGCGAGATCCTCGGCAAGTCGCCGACGGCGATCCGCATGCTGAAGTACGCCATGAACGCGGTCGACGACGGGCTCGTAGGGCAGCAGCTCTTCGCCGGCGAGACCACGCGCCTCGCGTACGGCACCGACGAGGCCGTCGAGGGGCGGGATTCGTTCCTCGAGAAGCGCGACCCCGACTGGGCGCCGTTCCCGTACTACTACTAG
- a CDS encoding MFS transporter: protein MTRLNRRPPGWATVAALAFAGLTSAFMFTLVVPLQGELPELLDASREDTTWVVTVTLLVAAVATPISGRLGDMYGKRRVVFVLLIALIVGSLVAALSSSIVGVIIGRGLQGMTTGVIPLGIAIMRDVLPPARLGTAVALMSATMGVGGAVGMPLAAFIAETSDWHALFWMSAGLGMICIVAVVFAVPEDTMISGGRLDVLGAIGLAVALTGLLLFVSRGAEWGWGSPLALGSVSVGVIVLLVWGAYQLRAKDPLVDLRVAARPTVLLTNLAAIGMGFSLFGSNVTFPQLLEMPPETGAGFGLTMIEAAICIMPSGLIMMVLSPLSGKLERVFGPRPLFTIGTSSIVVAYVFVLLWSSEVWHIVVANAIIGVGIAFSFAAMPMIIMGAVPAHETGVSNGLNALFRSVGTSGASAVMGGVLAAMSSEHAGRVVPTADAYAVCFWIAIAAAAVATVLTLFIPRGPCSEPRPSLPPSR, encoded by the coding sequence ATGACGAGGCTCAACAGACGACCACCTGGCTGGGCGACTGTCGCCGCACTCGCGTTCGCGGGGCTCACCTCCGCCTTCATGTTCACGCTGGTCGTGCCGCTCCAGGGCGAGTTGCCCGAACTGCTCGACGCATCGCGCGAGGACACCACCTGGGTCGTGACGGTCACGCTGCTCGTGGCCGCGGTCGCGACGCCCATCTCGGGCCGGCTCGGTGATATGTACGGCAAGCGGCGCGTGGTGTTCGTGCTGCTCATCGCGCTGATCGTGGGTTCGCTCGTCGCCGCCCTCTCGTCCTCGATCGTCGGGGTGATCATCGGGAGGGGCCTGCAGGGCATGACGACCGGGGTGATCCCGCTCGGTATCGCGATCATGCGCGACGTGCTGCCTCCGGCGAGACTCGGCACGGCGGTCGCGCTCATGAGCGCGACGATGGGCGTCGGCGGAGCGGTCGGTATGCCGCTCGCCGCATTCATCGCGGAGACCTCCGACTGGCACGCGCTGTTCTGGATGTCAGCCGGCCTGGGCATGATCTGCATCGTGGCGGTGGTGTTCGCGGTTCCCGAGGACACGATGATCTCGGGCGGTCGCCTCGATGTCCTCGGGGCGATCGGGCTCGCCGTCGCCCTCACGGGCCTGCTGCTCTTCGTCTCCCGCGGCGCTGAGTGGGGGTGGGGTTCCCCGCTCGCCCTCGGGTCGGTCTCGGTGGGTGTGATCGTGCTGCTGGTCTGGGGCGCCTATCAGTTGCGCGCGAAGGATCCGCTCGTCGACCTGCGGGTAGCCGCGCGCCCGACGGTGCTGCTGACGAACCTCGCGGCGATCGGCATGGGTTTCTCGCTCTTCGGATCCAACGTCACCTTCCCGCAGCTGCTCGAGATGCCGCCCGAGACGGGGGCCGGCTTCGGCCTCACCATGATCGAGGCGGCGATCTGCATCATGCCGTCGGGCCTCATCATGATGGTGCTGTCGCCCCTCTCGGGCAAGCTCGAGCGGGTCTTCGGGCCCCGCCCGCTCTTCACCATCGGTACGTCGTCGATCGTGGTGGCCTACGTGTTCGTGCTGCTCTGGTCGAGTGAAGTGTGGCACATCGTGGTGGCGAACGCGATCATCGGTGTCGGGATCGCTTTCTCGTTCGCGGCGATGCCGATGATCATCATGGGTGCGGTCCCCGCGCACGAGACCGGGGTGTCGAACGGGCTGAATGCGCTGTTCCGCTCGGTCGGCACCTCGGGAGCGTCGGCGGTCATGGGCGGCGTACTGGCGGCGATGAGTTCGGAGCATGCGGGACGGGTCGTGCCCACCGCGGACGCCTACGCGGTCTGCTTCTGGATCGCGATCGCGGCGGCGGCCGTCGCGACGGTGCTCACACTCTTCATTCCGCGAGGTCCGTGCTCGGAGCCGCGCCCCTCTCTGCCTCCGTCCCGCTGA
- a CDS encoding DUF4229 domain-containing protein: MKTPRSAWITYTALRLLFFAVPFALIYVLGLSLRFSMMLSALIAAVLAALISVSLSVLLLAKPREAASESIYEWRNRDRTADDIVEDESVDAVEAVADEDLADESAEAVRDRPAGSEHIPPTRSE, translated from the coding sequence GTGAAGACCCCCCGCTCCGCCTGGATCACCTACACCGCACTGCGTCTGCTCTTCTTCGCCGTGCCGTTCGCGCTCATCTACGTGCTGGGCCTGTCGCTGCGGTTCTCGATGATGCTCTCGGCGCTCATCGCGGCGGTGCTCGCGGCGCTCATCAGCGTGTCGCTCTCGGTGCTGCTGCTGGCGAAACCGCGCGAGGCGGCCTCGGAGAGCATCTACGAGTGGCGCAATCGGGATCGCACGGCCGACGACATCGTCGAGGACGAGTCCGTCGACGCGGTCGAGGCAGTCGCTGACGAGGATCTCGCTGACGAGAGTGCCGAGGCGGTTCGGGATCGACCGGCAGGATCCGAGCACATCCCTCCCACCCGCTCGGAGTGA
- a CDS encoding bifunctional 3'-5' exonuclease/DNA polymerase, whose amino-acid sequence MTETTATAAPRWCLLGRDGTGAVTAVDVRADGTRGESVGLASEALPDFVEERERGGSAPRWVWSDAPSWYPQLLAAGVRVKRCHDLRLGHAILRQSELVRDRGPLLAAHEWDAAPTAEPEGPSADTALFDLDEPSGPASTVPHGTASVSAEFDRQLEAIAASTDPGRLRLLLAAESAGALVAVELRAAGVPWDAAEHDRLLTEALGPRPPGDFKPAKMQAVADEVRAALGDREASLDSPPRLLRALRRAGIDAGSTSRWELAEFEHPAIEPLLRYKKLSRLLNANGWSWIDEWVHEGRYRPVYVPGGVVTGRWASSGGGALQLPRALRPALRADPGWMLVSADVAQLEPRVLAAMAGDRAMAAAGYGKDLYSGLMESGIVATRQEAKIAVLGAMYGSTTGDSGRLVPRLRQGFPAAMRLVDRAAEVGEQGGIVSTWLGRSSPAPSSEWAELQSRASLPGATSRDEGAARRAAREFGRFTRNFVVQGTAAEWALAWLAELRLRLAALPLDERIDPASASGPAFERRPHLVFFLHDEVIVHAPASQAETAADAVRASAEAAGRLLFGGAPVDFPLDVRISERATKE is encoded by the coding sequence GTGACTGAGACGACCGCGACCGCAGCACCCCGGTGGTGCTTGCTGGGGCGCGATGGGACCGGGGCAGTGACCGCCGTCGACGTGCGCGCCGATGGCACCCGCGGCGAATCGGTGGGTCTCGCGAGCGAGGCGCTGCCCGACTTCGTCGAGGAGCGGGAGCGAGGCGGATCTGCCCCGCGCTGGGTGTGGAGCGACGCACCGAGCTGGTATCCGCAGTTGCTCGCGGCCGGGGTGCGCGTGAAGCGCTGCCACGATCTGCGGCTCGGGCACGCGATCCTGCGGCAGTCGGAGCTGGTGCGGGATCGGGGCCCACTGCTCGCCGCCCATGAGTGGGATGCCGCACCGACGGCCGAGCCGGAGGGCCCGTCGGCCGATACCGCGCTCTTCGATCTCGACGAACCCAGCGGGCCTGCCAGCACAGTGCCGCACGGCACCGCCTCCGTGAGCGCCGAGTTCGACCGGCAGCTCGAGGCGATCGCGGCGAGCACCGATCCGGGGCGCCTGCGATTGCTGCTCGCCGCAGAATCGGCCGGCGCGCTCGTCGCGGTCGAACTACGGGCGGCGGGCGTGCCGTGGGATGCCGCCGAGCACGATCGCCTGCTCACCGAGGCCCTCGGCCCGCGGCCGCCGGGCGACTTCAAGCCCGCGAAGATGCAGGCCGTGGCCGACGAGGTGCGCGCGGCGCTCGGGGATCGCGAGGCGAGCCTCGATTCTCCGCCGAGGCTGCTTCGCGCCCTGAGGCGGGCGGGCATCGACGCCGGTTCGACCTCGCGCTGGGAACTCGCGGAGTTCGAGCACCCCGCGATCGAACCGCTGCTGCGCTACAAGAAGCTGTCGCGGCTGCTGAACGCGAACGGCTGGAGCTGGATCGACGAGTGGGTGCACGAGGGCCGGTACCGCCCCGTGTACGTGCCGGGAGGGGTGGTCACCGGCCGGTGGGCGTCGAGCGGCGGGGGCGCGCTGCAGCTGCCCCGCGCGCTGCGTCCGGCGCTCAGGGCCGACCCGGGCTGGATGCTCGTCTCGGCCGACGTCGCGCAGCTCGAGCCTCGGGTACTCGCGGCCATGGCCGGAGACCGCGCGATGGCCGCGGCCGGATACGGGAAGGATCTCTACTCGGGCCTCATGGAGAGCGGCATCGTCGCCACCAGGCAGGAGGCGAAGATCGCCGTGCTCGGGGCGATGTACGGCTCCACGACCGGCGACAGCGGCCGCCTGGTGCCCCGGCTGAGACAGGGGTTTCCCGCCGCCATGCGGCTCGTGGATCGCGCCGCCGAGGTCGGTGAGCAGGGCGGTATCGTGTCGACCTGGCTCGGCCGGTCCTCCCCCGCGCCGAGCTCCGAGTGGGCGGAACTGCAATCGCGCGCGAGCCTTCCCGGGGCCACCTCGCGCGACGAGGGCGCAGCGCGGCGCGCGGCCCGCGAGTTCGGCAGGTTCACCCGCAACTTCGTGGTCCAGGGCACCGCAGCCGAGTGGGCTCTGGCCTGGCTGGCCGAACTGCGCCTGCGGCTCGCCGCGCTGCCGCTCGATGAGCGCATCGATCCCGCCTCCGCCTCCGGCCCCGCCTTCGAACGCCGCCCGCATCTCGTGTTCTTCCTGCACGACGAGGTCATCGTGCACGCGCCGGCGTCTCAGGCCGAAACCGCCGCTGACGCGGTCCGAGCTTCGGCCGAGGCTGCGGGGCGACTGCTCTTCGGCGGCGCCCCGGTCGACTTCCCGCTCGATGTGCGCATCTCCGAGCGGGCGACGAAGGAGTGA
- a CDS encoding PLDc N-terminal domain-containing protein: MVRFVIIGVVIAVAFTLYALVDAAMTDGSRARGVSKPVWVVLVVLLPVIGGVLWFLIGKGATPAKRPVAPDDDPRFSGTRMSKDDLDLHMRDLEQRLRELDDERFPGEDQPRSDNDPDSTGEEQAGPDDDPAQK, translated from the coding sequence ATGGTGCGGTTCGTGATTATCGGGGTCGTCATCGCCGTCGCGTTCACGCTGTATGCGCTGGTCGATGCGGCGATGACCGACGGATCGCGCGCCCGCGGCGTTTCGAAGCCCGTATGGGTGGTGCTCGTGGTGCTGCTGCCCGTGATCGGGGGCGTGCTCTGGTTCCTGATCGGCAAGGGCGCCACGCCCGCGAAGCGCCCGGTCGCTCCCGACGACGATCCTCGGTTCTCGGGAACCCGCATGTCCAAGGACGATCTCGACCTGCACATGCGCGACCTCGAGCAGCGCCTGCGCGAACTCGACGACGAGAGGTTCCCGGGCGAGGATCAGCCGCGCTCCGACAACGATCCCGACTCCACGGGCGAGGAGCAGGCGGGCCCCGACGACGACCCGGCTCAGAAGTGA
- a CDS encoding o-succinylbenzoate synthase produces MSFSRPGSALPPLTEVLESMRVVSIPTRTRFRGISVREAVILDAPLGASEFSPFPEYGDAEAAAWLAAALDFGWAEQPAPVRDRIDVNATVPAVPAGEVPGILARFPGCRTAKVKVAERGQSLADDVARVRAVREAMGADALVRVDANGGWSVEEAEAALRALAEFDLDYAEQPCASVTELVEVRRRLTPDQRVHGSSGLDETVPATHGLQVRCPAPLVRIAADESVRKAADPLAVARSGAADLLIVKAQPLGGIRQALDIVEQAGLPVVVSSALDTSVGISMGLHLAAALPAAGNGGGSGSAGGAGSAAGSGAAGVLHGACGLGTVALLEGDVTADPLIPREGSIEVRRPALDAALLDRHAAPPERERWWRERVARCHALLAAL; encoded by the coding sequence ATGAGTTTCTCGAGACCAGGATCCGCTCTTCCGCCCCTCACCGAGGTGCTCGAATCGATGCGTGTGGTCTCGATCCCGACCCGTACCCGTTTCCGGGGCATCTCGGTGCGCGAGGCCGTGATCCTCGATGCTCCCCTCGGCGCGAGCGAGTTCTCGCCGTTCCCGGAGTACGGGGACGCGGAGGCGGCGGCGTGGCTGGCGGCCGCTCTCGATTTCGGGTGGGCCGAGCAGCCGGCGCCGGTGCGGGATCGCATCGACGTGAACGCCACCGTGCCCGCGGTGCCGGCGGGGGAGGTTCCCGGAATCCTCGCCCGCTTCCCGGGCTGCCGCACGGCCAAGGTGAAGGTGGCCGAGCGCGGCCAGTCCCTCGCCGACGACGTCGCGCGGGTGCGCGCAGTGCGCGAGGCGATGGGCGCCGACGCTCTGGTTCGGGTGGACGCGAACGGCGGCTGGTCGGTCGAGGAGGCCGAGGCCGCGCTGCGGGCCCTCGCCGAGTTCGATCTCGACTACGCGGAGCAGCCGTGCGCGAGCGTCACCGAGCTGGTCGAGGTGCGGCGCAGGCTGACTCCTGATCAGCGGGTGCACGGTTCGAGCGGACTCGATGAGACCGTACCCGCGACCCACGGATTACAAGTCCGCTGCCCAGCCCCCCTCGTGCGCATCGCCGCCGACGAGAGCGTGCGCAAGGCCGCCGACCCGCTGGCGGTGGCCCGATCGGGCGCCGCGGACCTGCTCATCGTGAAGGCGCAACCGCTGGGCGGGATCCGGCAAGCGCTCGACATCGTGGAGCAGGCCGGCCTGCCCGTGGTCGTGTCGAGCGCGCTCGACACCTCGGTCGGCATCTCGATGGGGCTGCATCTCGCGGCGGCGCTGCCCGCTGCGGGGAACGGCGGAGGCTCAGGATCAGCCGGCGGCGCAGGGTCCGCGGCGGGTTCGGGAGCGGCCGGGGTGCTGCACGGCGCCTGCGGTCTCGGCACGGTCGCGCTGCTGGAGGGAGACGTGACCGCCGATCCCCTGATCCCCCGCGAGGGCTCGATCGAAGTGCGGCGCCCCGCGTTGGATGCCGCGCTGCTCGATCGACACGCCGCGCCTCCCGAGCGCGAACGATGGTGGCGGGAGCGCGTGGCGCGCTGCCACGCGCTCCTCGCCGCCCTGTGA